In a single window of the Arachis hypogaea cultivar Tifrunner chromosome 6, arahy.Tifrunner.gnm2.J5K5, whole genome shotgun sequence genome:
- the LOC140173382 gene encoding uncharacterized protein, whose protein sequence is MLFSFLSRYRIKVGVIDDSNCGCYVVFDNEAKQVLEESCVEILDPLLLKGDLSDTPTLLLNLIDKIFLFIIEVQIYDISYFSPSYKVKKMTNNVDLINKFKEAHPIQIDIDYTGALFLISKTSSIIEGEKVEGTKNLLLEFSIEVAANDESELLESAITPTK, encoded by the exons atgttattttcttttttaagcagGTATCGAATAAAGGTTGGTGTCATTGATGATTCTAACTGTGGATGTTATGTAGTCTTTGACAATGAGGCAAAACAAGTTTTGGAAGAGAgctgtgtagagatacttgatccactcctattg aaaggagatctatcagatacacctacacttttactcaacctaattgataagatctttctcttcattattgaagttcaaatatatgatatttcatatttttcaccttcttataaagttaagaagatgactaataatgtggatctcataaataaattcaaagaggctcaccctattcaaatt gatatTGACTACACcggtgctttgtttctaatttcaaagacatcctcaatcattgaaggggagaaagtagaaggtactaag aatttgttgcttgaattctccATTGAAGTTGCGGCCAATGATGAATCTGAATTGTTGGAAAGTGCTATTACACCAACTAAGTGA
- the LOC112755576 gene encoding nuclear pore complex protein NUP85, with amino-acid sequence MSRVASDTVGNGALVPFSEDTKDSLAVYPLHHGLAPPISRIAISWARGNSLRVSLFVTPSSEPSQTPQDQSGGKVLEVKLGVGDPEISDSRWRQIAYGSVAPFALLQSRRSALSEMIKSSSPYQMDWWENVLEYSKDITSLLSGPKLPPGPIIEERTDIVKKREEPTCLKAAWELLEIFYADKQSQAWLPEKLVDWLADYDSLFSSTHETVYGKLARFQKELVDIQVLEDDPRYWEVMSSALSVGWLDIVVKMLRLHGSYQLDQLSNRELENGLVEAVAVLISKMPRLCHESTNGKLGELFKSKPDFIKAWEKWRSQITKLDCSPFWIQCGNHHTREGLRNLLQIMLGNTESLCMATCYWIELYISHFLYIRPFTTGIESMYNLAQKCIQLKPPSSNHKLTGLIVGILEENTEVVLAESSREFGPWMVAHAIELLTAGSEQAEIVLHDERYKLGGISMIELHRLVYAQVLSSHALTWQIAPIYLTSCMKQGMGLLENLLYRQSIQHNDLLLKNIEICRLYELDHISSDIMKVAGVYHWKHGHKGAGVYWLQQSKDTSRLNRIAQQLFDSVGKSISDESFKQWEGLIELLGSESKPAGGLEFLHKYRDFKRSLQQVYGGKATDAARQAVGSLILLMKNPSTPQRFWLPLLYDSLKLFNWHECPLLNVSETNLLLNKLQELSWARLRPHFSEPNLPAEALSSIRLALATNLGRAILDE; translated from the exons ATGTCCCGCGTCGCCTCCGACACCGTCGGCAATGGCGCTCTGGTCCCATTCTCCGAAGACACCAAAGACTCACTGGCGGTCTACCCTCTCCACCACGGCCTCGCCCCTCCGATTTCCCGCATTGCCATCTCCTGGGCCCGCGGCAACTCCCTCCGCGTCTCCCTCTTCGTCACTCCCTCTTCAGAACCTTCTCAAACCCCGCAGGATCAGTCTGGAGGTAAGGTCCTCGAAGTTAAGCTTGGCGTCGGAGACCCGGAGATTTCCGATTCTCGTTGGCGCCAAATCGCGTACGGCTCCGTTGCCCCCTTTGCCCTGCTCCAGAGTCGCCGGAGTGCACTTTCGGAAATGATCAAGTCTTCTTCGCCGTATCAGATGGATTG GTGGGAGAATGTGCTTGAGTATAGCAAGGACATAACTTCACTTCTCAGTGGACCAAAGTTGCCACCTGGTCCAATAATTGAAGAACGAACTGATATCGTTAAG AAACGTGAGGAGCCAACATGTTTGAAAGCAGCTTGGGAGTTGTTGGAAATATTTTATGCAGACAAGCAATCTCAAGCATGGTTACCTGAAAagcttgttgattggttagct GATTATGACAGCCTCTTTTCAAGCACACATGAAACAGTTTATGGCAAGCTTGCTCGGTTTCAGAAGGAGCTTGTTGACATACAG GTGCTTGAGGATGACCCTAGATATTGGGAAGTGATGTCATCTGCACTCTCAGTTGGTTGGCTTGATATTGTG GTGAAAATGCTGCGGTTGCATGGATCTTATCAACTAGATCAGCTTAGTAATCGTGAG TTAGAGAATGGGCTTGTGGAGGCAGTTGCTGTTCTTATTTCCAAAATGCCCCGCCTATGTCATGAATCTACTAATGGAAAATTAGGTGAACTCTTTAAATCCAAGCCTGACTTCATCAAG GCCTGGGAAAAATGGAGATCTCAAATTACAAAGCTGGATTGTAGTCCATTCTGGATTCAATGTGGTAATCACCATACACGTGAGGGATTGAGAAACTTGCTACAAATTATGCTGGGTAACACTGAAAGTCTCTGCATGGCTACATGTTACTGGATTGAGTTGTATATTTCTCATTTTCTTTACATCAGGCCATTTACAACG GGAATAGAAAGCATGTATAATTTGGCACAAAAATGCATCCAACTGAAACCACCATCAAGTAACCATAAGTTGACTGGACTTATAGTTGGAATTCTTGAAGAAAATACTGAG GTTGTTTTAGCAGAATCTTCTAGAGAATTTGGTCCTTG GATGGTTGCACATGCGATCGAATTGTTGACTGCAGGGAGTGAGCAAGCAGAGATTGTTCTACATGATGAGCGTTATAAATTGGGGGGAATCAGCATGATAGAACTACATCGGCTTGTGTATGCTCAAGTATTATCATCACATGCCTTGACCTGGCAA ATAGCTCCAATATATTTGACATCATGCATGAAGCAAGGAATGGGCTTGTTAGAGAATTTGTTGTACAGGCAATCCATTCAACATAATGACTTGTTGCTAAAG AACATTGAGATCTGCCGCTTGTATGAGCTTGATCATATTAGTTCCGATATCATGAAG gtTGCGGGAGTATATCACTGGAAGCATGGTCATAAAGGTGCTGGTGTATATTGGCTTCAACAGTCCAAAGATACTAGTCGTCTTAATCGGATTGCTCAACAATTATTTGATTCTGTTGGAAAGTCAATCTCTGATGAAAGCTTTAAG CAATGGGAAGGTCTAATTGAATTATTGGGTTCTGAATCCAAGCCTGCTGGGGGTCTTGAATTTTTGCACAA GTATAGGGATTTCAAAAGGTCCCTACAGCAGGTATATGGTGGAAAGGCAACGGATGCTGCTCGACAAGCAGTAGGCTCTCTCATACTG CTCATGAAAAATCCATCAACCCCTCAGCGCTTTTGGCTGCCGCTTCTGTATGACTCG TTGAAGCTGTTTAATTGGCACGAGTGTCCTCTTCTAAATGTCTCTGAGACCAATCTTCTGTTGAACAAACTTCAAGAGTTATCTTGGGCGAGATTGCGCCCGCACTTCTCTGAACCTAACCTACCTGCCGAGGCACTGAGCTCTATTAGGCTGGCTCTGGCAACAAATCTTGGTCGTGCTATACTTGATGAATAA
- the LOC112755577 gene encoding protein NRT1/ PTR FAMILY 1.2 — protein MEHSEDASSENSNSMMENAVSSSSSSSKLRKGGLRTMPFIIVNECLEKVASYGIMPNMILYLINEYKLAAAEATNVIYTWSAMSNVLAIFGAFLSDSYLGRFRVIFIGSISSLLGIASLWLTAMIPSLRPCEALVQICNSASAAQLAVLFLALGLISIGAGCVRPCSIAFGADQLAIKENSNNERLLDSYFNWYYTSIGVSTIIALSVIVYIQENLGWKIGFGVPAGLMFISALSFIIGSPLYIKVKPRSSLLTSFIQVAVVAMKNRKLSVPDSNFDQYYQGNDKELVFPTDSLRFLNKACIIRNPENDLNPDGSIKDPWSLCSVGQVESLKSLLRVLPMWTTGIFMMVSVSSFSTLQANTMDRRLFGNFKIPAGSFNVVMIITLSIVIPIYDRIMVPLLARFTGRPRGFSCKVRMGIGLLFICVAKATSAVVETMRRNTAIEEGFADQPDAIIGMSALWLVPEFVLLGFAEAFYPVSLVEFFYSYFPKTMSSFAMALFTLDLAAADLAGSILVSIVDSVSSMGGNESWLSTNINKGHLNYYYALLTCLGLINYLYFLAVCWAYGTSPGPRAKEDNEQFDYRELPSS, from the exons atggaacACTCTGAAGATGCATCATCTGAGAATAGTAATTCGATGATGGAAAATGcggtctcttcttcttcttcctcttctaaaCTCAGAAAAGGTGGCTTGAGAACCATGCCTTTCATCATAG TAAACGAGTGTTTGGAGAAGGTAGCAAGCTATGGAATCATGCCGAACATGATATTGTACTTGATAAATGAATATAAACTGGCTGCTGCTGAGGCTACAAATGTAATTTACACTTGGTCAGCCATGTCCAACGTCTTAGCTATCTTTGGTGCTTTCCTCTCTGATTCTTATTTGGGTCGCTTTCGCGTCATCTTCATTGGTTCTATCTCAAGCCTTCTT GGAATAGCTAGTTTATGGTTAACTGCCATGATCCCATCGCTACGACCTTGCGAAGCACTCGTCCAAATCTGCAACTCTGCTTCAGCAGCACAGCTAGCAGTTCTGTTTCTTGCTTTAGGACTAATTTCTATTGGAGCCGGTTGTGTCAGACCTTGTTCCATAGCCTTTGGAGCGGATCAACTCGCAATCAAAGAAAACTCGAACAATGAGAGGCTCTTGGATAGCTACTTTAATTGGTATTATACCTCAATAGGAGTTTCAACTATCATTGCATTGAGTGTAATTGTTTACATTCAAGAAAACCTGGGATGGAAAATTGGCTTTGGAGTGCCTGCAGGACTAATGTTCATATCTGCTCTCAGTTTCATCATCGGTTCGCCGTTGTATATTAAAGTTAAACCAAGGAGCAGCTTACTTACTAGCTTTATTCAAGTGGCTGTCGTCGCCATGAAGAATCGGAAACTCTCTGTTCCTGATTCAAACTTTGATCAGTATTATCAAGGCAATGATAAAGAGCTGGTGTTTCCAACAGATAGCCTAAG GTTTTTGAACAAAGCTTGCATAATAAGAAACCCAGAGAATGACTTAAACCCAGATGGTTCAATCAAAGATCCATGGAGCCTATGCTCCGTAGGACAGGTCGAATCGCTGAAATCGTTGCTTCGAGTCCTTCCCATGTGGACCACCGGCATCTTCATGATGGTTTCCGTGAGCTCCTTCTCCACTCTCCAAGCAAACACCATGGACAgaaggttatttggtaatttcaagATTCCAGCAGGATCCTTCAATGTTGTCATGATAATCACTTTATCTATAGTCATTCCAATATACGACCGAATCATGGTACCTTTACTAGCAAGATTCACAGGGCGGCCTAGAGGATTCAGTTGTAAAGTCCGAATGGGGATCGGATTGTTATTCATTTGTGTAGCCAAAGCAACTTCGGCCGTGGTCGAAACCATGAGAAGAAATACAGCCATTGAAGAAGGGTTTGCAGACCAACCGGATGCCATAATTGGAATGTCAGCTTTATGGCTTGTGCCGGAGTTTGTTCTGCTTGGATTCGCCGAGGCCTTCTACCCGGTCAGCCTGGTCGAGTTTTTCTACTCTTATTTCCCAAAAACCATGTCTAGTTTTGCAATGGCTTTGTTCACACTTGATCTAGCTGCTGCTGATTTAGCTGGCAGCATTTTGGTGAGCATTGTGGATAGTGTTTCCAGTATGGGAGGGAATGAGAGTTGGTTATCAACCAACATTAACAAGGGTCATTTGAATTACTATTATGCCCTGCTAACTTGCTTGGGATTGATTAACTACCTCTACTTTCTTGCTGTTTGTTGGGCTTATGGAACTTCTCCTGGTCCAAGAGCCAAGGAAGATAATGAACAATTTGATTATAGAGAGTTACCTTCTTcttag